One segment of Brassica napus cultivar Da-Ae chromosome C3, Da-Ae, whole genome shotgun sequence DNA contains the following:
- the LOC125583074 gene encoding glutathione S-transferase T3-like, producing MDGFTNLLHSQIPIDLESPEPYWFGSEVPAESPSQVPAESPSQRVGAFWKRIVEYYNASPLLVGQTAREITSCKQRWSRINGEVCKFTGCYDAALRAQKSGENDDDLMKAALDIFFTKYGYKFTLDHCWRELRHDQKWASIYVAKEGGKEKRRSVLEVDTEEADVGDPEERPIGVKAAKGGSKKKKKSGKEEELSKLQNVLGEVVTGV from the exons atggatggtttcacaaaCCTTCTGCATAGTCAAATACCTATAGACCTTGAATCACCCGAACCTTATTGGTTCGGGTCTGAAGTTCCTGCTGAGTCTCCTAGCCAAGTCCCTGCTGAGTCTCCTAGCCAA AGAGTTGGGGCTTTCTGGAAGCGTATTGTAGAGTACTACAACGCAAGCCCTCTGCTCGTTGGTCAAACAGCGCGAGAGATTACTTCTTGCAAACAGAGGTGGAGTAGGATCAACGGGGAAGTATGCAAGTTTACTGGATGCTATGATGCAGCTTTGAGGGCGCAGAAAAGTGGGGAAAATGATGATGATCTGATGAAAGCTGCATTAGATATATTCTTCACCAAGTATGGTTACAAGTTCACACTTGATCACTGCTGGAGGGAGCTGAGGCATGACCAGAAATGGGCCTCGATTTATGTGGCTAAGGAAGGTGGAAAGGAAAAGCGGAGGTCCGTCTTGGAGGTTGATACAGAAGAAGCGGACGTGGGAGATCCAGAGGAGAGACCAATCGGGGTAAAGGCTGCGAAAGGTGgcagtaagaagaagaagaagagtggtaAAGAAGAAGAGTTGTCCAAGCTTCAAAACGT GTTAGGTGAAGTAGTCACGGGCGTCTAA
- the LOC125583075 gene encoding uncharacterized protein LOC125583075: MPSSSSSDDVDERLDDIIDQIVEDTYNDIVEPQPNNRRRRAYVERYLEGGHSRLWNDYFSEDATYSAQFRRRFRMNKDLFMRIVYELSENIPFFQHRQDSTGRFGHTPLQKYTAAIRQLVYGSAADAVDEYLRMVRALHFCVYISSLMESAGCLEMSIYGDPHRRIFDDFSILERHAEGRAPRVKYVVNGHPYKLAYYLTDGIYPKWSTFIQSITLPQTPKQELFAKVQEAIRKDVERAFGVLQARRRRHKKFRGRNREAYKSECFPIGMIFVIGKYMND, from the exons atgccatcatcatcatcatctgatgATGTCGACGAAAGATTGGATGATATTATCGACCAAATCGTCGAAGATACATACAATGATATTGTGGAGCCCCAACCAAATAATCGACGGAGACGTGCTTATGTAGAACGATATCTTGAAGGAGGCCATAGCCGTTTATGGAATGACTACTTCAGCGAAGACGCGACATACTCGGCACAGTTCAGACGACGTTTTCGCATGAATAAGGATTTATTCATGCGTATTGTCTATGAACTCTCAGAGAACATTCCGTTCTTTCAACATAGACAAGATTCAACCGGGAGGTTTGGTCATACACCGCTTCAAAAATATACGGCAGCAATTCGTCAGCTTGTTTATGGTTCTGCAGCTGATGCGGTTGACGAGTATCTCCGAATGGTGAGAGCACTGCACTTTTGTGTTTACATAAGTTCACTGATGGAATCAGCTggttgtttggagatgagtatctacggAGACCCACACCGGCGGATCTTCGACGACTtctcgatattggagagacacgcgg aaGGTCGTGCCCCCAGGGTAAAGTACGTGGTCAATGGGCATCCGTATAAATTGGCGTACTACCTCACAGACGGgatatatccaaaatggtcaacatttatccaatctatcacaCTCCCCCAAACTCCTAAACAAGAGTTATTTGCTAAAGTTCAAGAAGCAATCCGTAAAGATGTggagcgggcttttggagttCTACAAGCCCG AAGGAGACGTCACAAGAAGTTCAGAGGTCGAAACCGAGAGGCCTACAAATCTGAATGTTTCCCAATCGGAATGATCTTCGTGATAGGCAAATACATGAACGATTGA
- the LOC111208658 gene encoding cytochrome P450 94B1-like — translation MEILTAFLSILLTLGFILLFSCSTKALKQQTKPPSYPLIGSILSFNKNRHRLLQWYTDLLRLSPSQTITIDLLLNRRTIITANPENVEHILKTNFCNFPKGKPFTDLLGDLLGGGIFNSDGELWSSQRKLASHEFTMRSLREFTFEILREEVETRLIPVLYSAADYCGGRTVDFQEILKRFAFDVVCKVSLGWDPDCLDLTRPVPDLVEAFDVAAAISARRATEPVNAVWKLKRFFNVGSERRLREAIRTVHVSVSKIIRAKKKCLDIGGDVSDKQDLLSRFLAAGHDEEAVRDSVISFIMAGRDTTSAAMTWLFWLLSENDDVEKKILEEVRNKGSLGLGCEDLREMSYTKACLCEAMRLYPPVAWDSKHAANDDVLPDGTHVKEGDKVTYFPYGMGRMEKVWGQDWDQFKPTRWFDEEPNYGTKPVLKSVSSFKFPVFQAGPRVCIGKEMAFMQMKYVVGLVLSRFEIIPLCKNPPVFVPLLTAHMAGGLKVKIKRRKH, via the coding sequence ATGGAAATTCTCACTGCATTTCTCTCCATACTTCTCACCTTAGGGTTTATACTACTCTTCTCATGTTCAACAAAAGCCCTAAAACAACAAACCAAACCACCGTCGTATCCACTCATTGGCTCAATCCTCTCCTTCAACAAAAATCGCCACCGTCTTCTCCAGTGGTACACCGATCTCCTCCGTCTCTCTCCGTCTCAAACCATCACCATCGATCTCCTCCTCAACCGCCGCACCATCATCACGGCCAACCCCGAAAACGTTGAGCACATTctcaaaacaaacttttgtAACTTCCCTAAAGGCAAACCTTTCACCGACCTCCTCGGAGATTTACTAGGCGGTGGTATCTTTAACTCTGACGGCGAGCTATGGAGCTCGCAGCGAAAACTCGCGAGCCACGAGTTTACAATGCGTTCCCTTAGGGAATTCACTTTCGAAATCCTCCGCGAAGAAGTCGAAACCCGCCTCATTCCGGTTCTTTACTCCGCGGCTGACTACTGCGGAGGAAGGACGGTGGATTTTCAGGAGATCTTGAAACGTTTTGCTTTCGATGTGGTTTGTAAAGTTTCTTTAGGTTGGGATCCGGATTGTTTGGATTTGACCCGACCTGTTCCAGATCTTGTCGAGGCTTTTGACGTAGCGGCTGCGATCAGCGCTCGCCGCGCGACGGAGCCAGTTAACGCCGTGTGGAAGCTGAAGCGTTTCTTCAACGTGGGGAGCGAAAGGAGGCTCAGAGAAGCGATCAGGACCGTGCACGTGTCCGTCTCTAAGATCATCCGTGCCAAGAAGAAGTGTCTCGATATCGGTGGTGACGTTTCAGACAAGCAAGACCTCTTGTCGAGGTTTCTTGCCGCCGGCCACGACGAGGAAGCCGTTAGAGATTCTGTTATCAGCTTTATCATGGCGGGGAGGGATACCACGTCGGCGGCCATGACGTGGCTTTTTTGGTTGTTGAGTGAAAACGATGACGTGGAGAAGAAGATACTTGAAGAAGTGAGAAACAAGGGATCTTTAGGTTTAGGGTGTGAGGATTTGAGAGAGATGAGTTACACGAAAGCTTGTCTCTGCGAAGCAATGAGGCTTTACCCACCTGTGGCGTGGGACTCAAAGCATGCAGCAAACGACGACGTTTTACCAGACGGGACACACGTCAAGGAGGGAGACAAAGTTACTTATTTCCCTTACGGTATGGGAAGGATGGAAAAAGTGTGGGGTCAAGATTGGGACCAGTTTAAACCGACCCGCTGGTTTGATGAAGAACCAAATTACGGTACAAAACCGGTTTTGAAAAGTGTGAGCTCGTTCAAGTTTCCTGTCTTCCAAGCCGGACCAAGGGTTTGTATAGGGAAAGAAATGGCGTTCATGCAGATGAAATACGtggttggtttggttttgagTCGGTTTGAGATCATACCGCTTTGCAAGAACCCTCCGGTATTTGTTCCTCTGTTAACGGCTCACATGGCTGGTGGGTTAAAGGTGAAGATAAAGAGGAGAAAACATTAA
- the LOC111208809 gene encoding UPF0235 protein At5g63440 isoform X1, whose translation MPKRTTHTYSSEDAAPEGPDSDLFVYYCKHCGSHVLITDTQLQKMPKRKTDRSSVLDKKKHLARLNVSEGGKVLLKRGEGKLERQFRMNCIGCELFVCYRAEESLETAAFVYIVDGALSAVAAETNPQDAPVPPCISQLDGGLVQVAIEVEDRAQRSAITRVNADDVRVTIAAPAARGEANNELLEFMGRVLGLRLSQMTLQRGWNSKSKLLVVEDLSARQVYEKLLEAVVS comes from the exons ATGCCGAAGAGAACGACGCATACGTACTCGAGCGAGGACGCGGCGCCGGAAGGACCCGACTCCGATCTCTTCGTGTACTACTGCAAGCACTGTGGTTCTCATGTCCTTATCACTG ATACGCAATTGCAGAAGATGCCAAAGAGGAAGACCGACAGATCCAGTGTCCTGGACAAGAAGAAGCACCTTGCTAGGTTGAATGTCAGCGAGGGAggaaaagttttattaaaacg CGGCGAAGGGAAACTGGAGAGACAGTTTAGAATGAACTGTATTGGCTGTGAGCTTTTTGTTTGTTATCGTGCTGAAGAGAGTCTTGAAACAGCAGCCTTCGTTTACATTGTTGATGGAGCACTTAGTGCTGTCGCTGCAGAAACTAACCCGCAG GATGCACCAGTACCTCCCTGCATTTCACAGCTCGACGGTGGACTTGTTCAGGTTGCAATAGAAGTGGAAGACCGTGCGCAACGTTCAGCAATCACAA GAGTAAACGCTGATGATGTTCGTGTTACTATTGCCGCACCAGCAGCTCGTGGGGAAGCTAACAACGAGCTTCTGGAATTCATGGGAAGG GTGCTTGGTCTGAGGCTGAGCCAGATGACTCTTCAAAGAGGCTGGAATAGCAAATCGAAACTCCTTGTG GTCGAGGATTTATCTGCTAGACAGGTGTATGAGAAGCTTCTTGAGGCCGTTGTATCATAA
- the LOC111208809 gene encoding UPF0235 protein At5g63440 isoform X2, giving the protein MSLSLKMPKRKTDRSSVLDKKKHLARLNVSEGGKVLLKRGEGKLERQFRMNCIGCELFVCYRAEESLETAAFVYIVDGALSAVAAETNPQDAPVPPCISQLDGGLVQVAIEVEDRAQRSAITRVNADDVRVTIAAPAARGEANNELLEFMGRVLGLRLSQMTLQRGWNSKSKLLVVEDLSARQVYEKLLEAVVS; this is encoded by the exons ATGTCCTTATCACTG AAGATGCCAAAGAGGAAGACCGACAGATCCAGTGTCCTGGACAAGAAGAAGCACCTTGCTAGGTTGAATGTCAGCGAGGGAggaaaagttttattaaaacg CGGCGAAGGGAAACTGGAGAGACAGTTTAGAATGAACTGTATTGGCTGTGAGCTTTTTGTTTGTTATCGTGCTGAAGAGAGTCTTGAAACAGCAGCCTTCGTTTACATTGTTGATGGAGCACTTAGTGCTGTCGCTGCAGAAACTAACCCGCAG GATGCACCAGTACCTCCCTGCATTTCACAGCTCGACGGTGGACTTGTTCAGGTTGCAATAGAAGTGGAAGACCGTGCGCAACGTTCAGCAATCACAA GAGTAAACGCTGATGATGTTCGTGTTACTATTGCCGCACCAGCAGCTCGTGGGGAAGCTAACAACGAGCTTCTGGAATTCATGGGAAGG GTGCTTGGTCTGAGGCTGAGCCAGATGACTCTTCAAAGAGGCTGGAATAGCAAATCGAAACTCCTTGTG GTCGAGGATTTATCTGCTAGACAGGTGTATGAGAAGCTTCTTGAGGCCGTTGTATCATAA